ACAAAATAGAAACGCTCCCATACAGCTCATGGTAAGTGCGATTATACAACACATAATAAGTGAAAGCCCATTTTAACACATGCCAAGAAACGCTCGTAAAAAACACCCATAAAAACACCCAAAAATAATGTTTAAACACCTTATTCGTGGGAATGGTAAAAAGGATCAAAAAAAACGCGTAAGTGCCTATCCATCTTAAAACATGCAACAAGCTTGAATCTTTATCTTCAAAAAACACTTGGATCTTAATATCAAAAAACACCACCAAAGGCAGAGCGAATAAAAACACTAAAGTCGTGCCAAAACCCCAAAATAAAAAGATTTCTTTACCCTTAAAATGCGCATAATCTCTGGGCTTTGCATCAAAAATTTTTGATGCGATGGAGCGGTAGTTTTCACAAAAAAGCACCAACGCCACCACAATGGACACCTCTTCAAGCGTGCCTAAAGTCATGTCTGTTTTTTTAAAATTTTCTAAAAAATCCTTAATTGCACCAATGAGTTTAGGAGCGTTGGGGAAAATCAAGGCTTCCATTTCACCGCTATGCGCTTGCAAATAATGAGACACAAAAAGACTAAACACAAACAACAAAATAGGCGATAAAGATAAAATCGTATAAAAACTCAAGCTGGAAGCGTAGTAAAACAATTCGCTTAACCCCAAAAAGGCGTTTTGAAGGTGCTCGGGGAAAATCATTCTAAGAAGGTTCAAAAACCCTCTAACGCTTTTAAAAAGTTCTCTCATTAATGACAGCTTGTCGCCATTGTCAAGCCATAAGAGAGCAGTTTTTCTATATCTTTTTTAGGGGCTTTGCCTTTGGTGGTTAAATAATCCCCCAACACCACCGCATTGATGCCGTATTCAAAAA
This DNA window, taken from Helicobacter pylori, encodes the following:
- a CDS encoding YihY family inner membrane protein, coding for MRELFKSVRGFLNLLRMIFPEHLQNAFLGLSELFYYASSLSFYTILSLSPILLFVFSLFVSHYLQAHSGEMEALIFPNAPKLIGAIKDFLENFKKTDMTLGTLEEVSIVVALVLFCENYRSIASKIFDAKPRDYAHFKGKEIFLFWGFGTTLVFLFALPLVVFFDIKIQVFFEDKDSSLLHVLRWIGTYAFFLILFTIPTNKVFKHYFWVFLWVFFTSVSWHVLKWAFTYYVLYNRTYHELYGSVSILWFLMSWVYVSWLVILIGMYGCKMCDTFDPKGVFKKFLGFFKKET